In the Chroococcidiopsis sp. SAG 2025 genome, one interval contains:
- a CDS encoding fasciclin domain-containing protein, with amino-acid sequence MADLLETAANAGNFKTLVKAVDALELKETLGSPGIFTIFAPTDEAFAKLPEGTLDSLLQDLPKLKKIVTYHIAFGDVRSDDLAQIDEVETVEGSVLAIESANGTVKVNNASILKTDIVTDNGTIHTIDAVLMPAIVAGH; translated from the coding sequence ATGGCTGACCTTTTAGAAACTGCTGCCAACGCGGGAAACTTCAAAACTTTGGTAAAGGCTGTTGATGCTCTTGAACTAAAAGAAACTCTTGGGAGTCCCGGCATTTTTACAATTTTTGCCCCAACTGACGAAGCCTTCGCCAAACTGCCAGAGGGAACTTTAGATTCGCTGCTGCAAGATCTGCCTAAACTGAAAAAAATTGTGACTTATCATATTGCTTTTGGCGACGTGAGATCTGATGATTTGGCACAAATTGACGAAGTAGAGACAGTTGAAGGGTCAGTCTTAGCAATTGAGTCAGCTAACGGTACAGTCAAAGTTAACAATGCCAGCATCCTCAAAACTGACATCGTGACTGATAACGGCACGATTCACACGATTGATGCAGTGTTGATGCCTGCAATCGTGGCAGGACACTAA